The proteins below come from a single Halothiobacillus neapolitanus c2 genomic window:
- a CDS encoding UDP-N-acetylmuramoyl-L-alanyl-D-glutamate--2,6-diaminopimelate ligase yields MSMLAFSPRPIGEILSALNLLVADNVGSVVARVITDDSREVVPGAVFFARSGIQPNIKPFISQALAAGAVLVVTEADYADPRVIRVEAVHSLVLQMVGHVCAVNFDDLTIIGITGTNGKTSVAQFIAGALSRSGAPHTASIGMIGTLGAGMWSSGLENLQPTANTTPGLLETLRYAVDFIRQGARYVVMEVSSHALEQNRLQGLPIRLAVFTNLSRDHLDYHGTMAEYFAAKTKLFAWPGLRAGIINFDEAQADVLFEALGATADCWAYGLGDPDWRVADCQHVRVTSITALPNGIDIQVRTPLGEARLQPSLVGLFNGANIMAALAAVLALGMPLETAIKALDQSTPPPGRMQMITLPSGARALVDYAHTPDALDQVLRALRDHRDAAGKIICVFGCGGDRDRGKRPLMAATAERLADQIVMTADNPRSEAPQAIIADMRGGLASPDTASVELDRRAAIESALMQAKAGDWVLIAGKGHETTQEIQGQRLPFDDAAVVRDWIAQQTDVRAKRSVGGAA; encoded by the coding sequence ATGAGCATGCTTGCCTTCAGCCCCCGTCCGATCGGCGAAATCCTGTCAGCATTGAATCTGCTGGTAGCAGATAACGTCGGTTCGGTAGTCGCTCGCGTCATTACGGATGACTCGCGCGAAGTTGTTCCTGGTGCCGTGTTCTTTGCGCGTTCGGGGATTCAACCGAACATAAAACCATTCATTAGCCAGGCGTTGGCTGCGGGCGCGGTGCTGGTCGTGACAGAGGCGGACTATGCCGACCCGCGGGTGATTCGGGTTGAGGCTGTCCATTCGCTCGTCCTTCAAATGGTCGGGCATGTATGTGCCGTAAATTTCGATGACTTAACGATAATCGGTATTACCGGAACCAACGGAAAGACCAGTGTGGCTCAGTTCATCGCCGGGGCATTGAGCCGCAGCGGGGCGCCACATACCGCATCAATCGGCATGATCGGCACGTTGGGTGCCGGCATGTGGTCGTCGGGACTTGAAAACCTGCAGCCAACGGCGAACACCACGCCCGGTTTGCTGGAAACCTTGCGTTATGCGGTCGACTTCATCCGTCAGGGTGCGCGTTATGTGGTGATGGAAGTGTCATCCCATGCACTGGAGCAAAACCGCTTGCAGGGCTTGCCGATCCGCTTGGCGGTGTTTACGAATCTGTCGCGCGATCATCTCGATTATCACGGCACGATGGCCGAGTATTTTGCGGCTAAAACCAAGCTGTTTGCTTGGCCCGGGTTGCGTGCAGGCATCATCAATTTCGATGAAGCGCAAGCCGATGTGTTGTTTGAGGCGTTGGGTGCTACCGCCGATTGCTGGGCATATGGCCTCGGTGATCCAGACTGGCGCGTGGCCGATTGCCAGCACGTTCGGGTCACTTCGATCACGGCGTTACCTAACGGGATCGACATACAAGTACGTACGCCACTGGGTGAGGCCCGATTGCAACCATCGCTGGTCGGTTTGTTCAATGGAGCCAATATCATGGCTGCGCTGGCAGCGGTGCTCGCCTTGGGTATGCCGCTGGAAACGGCGATCAAGGCGCTCGATCAGAGCACGCCGCCACCGGGCCGCATGCAGATGATCACCCTGCCGAGTGGTGCGCGCGCGTTGGTTGATTATGCACATACGCCAGATGCGCTCGATCAGGTGTTGCGTGCGCTGCGTGATCATCGAGACGCAGCAGGCAAAATCATTTGTGTATTCGGTTGCGGTGGCGATCGCGATCGCGGCAAGCGTCCATTGATGGCCGCGACAGCAGAACGGTTGGCCGATCAGATCGTCATGACCGCAGACAATCCCCGGAGTGAAGCACCCCAAGCGATCATTGCCGATATGCGCGGGGGTCTGGCATCGCCGGATACCGCGAGCGTCGAGTTGGATCGTCGGGCGGCCATCGAGTCGGCATTGATGCAGGCCAAAGCAGGCGATTGGGTTCTGATTGCGGGCAAAGGTCACGAAACCACACAAGAAATACAGGGACAGCGCCTGCCTTTCGATGATGCCGCGGTCGTGCGCGATTGGATTGCACAACAAACGGATGTCAGGGCGAAACGCTCTGTGGGCGGTGCCGCATGA
- a CDS encoding UDP-N-acetylmuramoyl-tripeptide--D-alanyl-D-alanine ligase, translating to MMRASLQQVATWLNQLSVQQPDITIQGVSTDTRTLVPGNLFVALKGERFDGHDHLADARLAGAAAAIVSHLNPDIDLPQIEVEDTLTALQTLGQCWRGQVDPFVIAITGSAGKTTVKQLLASICAQAGPTLATLGNLNNDIGVPLTLLSLSDIDQFAVIEMGANHLGEIARLTALARPDVGLITMAGTAHVGEFGSVDAIVQGKGELFVGLVPEAQAVINLDSYGADRWWAMGSAQRNGFTLNNDPRARWTGEYNATTERLTIFENGQLLIESQPLPLPGAHNATNLLAAVAVARTAGFSKEIILAGLNSFTPPAGRMSLVACSEQLTVINDTYNANPESMCAALDYLVGRPGLHLAVLGDMGELGDLSAALHEEVIAYARGLAIDGLFTLGAAMDVAMKPNAVSSNVSIEYSAKDHADLALALVRALDQLASRSASGTPITILLKGSRFMRMERILNQLLPTDGPSPAESEAH from the coding sequence ATGATGCGCGCGTCCCTTCAGCAAGTTGCAACTTGGCTGAATCAATTATCTGTGCAGCAGCCCGATATCACCATTCAAGGCGTGAGCACGGATACCCGTACATTGGTGCCGGGGAATCTGTTTGTTGCGCTCAAAGGTGAGCGATTCGACGGGCATGATCATTTGGCTGATGCCCGCTTGGCAGGTGCTGCGGCGGCCATCGTCTCTCATTTGAATCCAGATATCGATCTGCCCCAGATTGAAGTCGAAGATACATTGACCGCGCTGCAAACCCTTGGGCAATGCTGGCGCGGCCAGGTTGATCCCTTTGTGATTGCCATTACCGGCAGCGCGGGCAAAACCACGGTCAAGCAGCTGCTGGCGTCCATTTGTGCGCAAGCGGGGCCCACTCTGGCGACGCTTGGAAATTTGAATAACGACATCGGCGTGCCCTTGACGCTGCTTTCGTTGAGTGACATCGATCAATTCGCCGTGATCGAAATGGGTGCGAACCACCTCGGTGAAATTGCCCGATTAACCGCTCTGGCCAGACCGGATGTGGGCTTGATCACCATGGCCGGCACCGCGCATGTGGGTGAATTCGGATCGGTCGATGCGATTGTTCAGGGCAAAGGCGAGCTCTTCGTTGGTTTGGTGCCCGAGGCGCAAGCGGTAATTAATCTCGATTCGTATGGTGCCGATCGCTGGTGGGCGATGGGTTCGGCGCAGCGAAACGGTTTTACGCTGAACAACGACCCGCGCGCACGCTGGACAGGTGAATATAACGCCACTACCGAGCGCCTGACGATTTTCGAGAACGGGCAGTTGCTGATCGAGTCGCAACCCCTTCCGTTGCCGGGCGCGCACAACGCGACCAATCTGCTGGCCGCCGTCGCGGTGGCTCGAACAGCAGGGTTCAGCAAAGAAATTATCCTGGCGGGTTTGAACAGCTTTACGCCACCGGCAGGCCGCATGAGCCTCGTGGCTTGCTCCGAACAGTTGACTGTCATCAACGACACCTACAACGCCAACCCCGAATCCATGTGTGCCGCTTTGGATTATCTCGTCGGCAGGCCGGGCCTGCATCTGGCCGTATTGGGCGATATGGGTGAGTTGGGTGATCTCAGCGCCGCGCTGCATGAAGAAGTAATTGCTTATGCGCGTGGCTTGGCGATCGATGGTTTGTTCACGCTTGGTGCGGCCATGGATGTTGCCATGAAGCCGAACGCAGTGTCCTCGAACGTTTCAATTGAATATTCCGCCAAAGATCACGCTGATCTGGCTTTGGCGTTGGTGCGTGCCTTGGACCAACTGGCGTCACGATCAGCTAGTGGCACGCCGATCACCATTTTATTGAAAGGATCTCGCTTTATGCGCATGGAACGAATTCTGAACCAGCTCCTGCCAACGGATGGTCCGAGTCCGGCAGAGTCGGAGGCGCATTGA
- the mraY gene encoding phospho-N-acetylmuramoyl-pentapeptide-transferase, whose translation MLLILFDWLAKFYSPFGVFHYLTLRTMLGVLTALIVALWIGPPMIRWLQSIKAGQPIRSDGPQSHLSKAGTPTMGGALILVAIGVAVLLWGDLTNRYVWIALLTTFGFGLIGGVDDYLKLSKRNSKGLASRYKYFWQSVIALIVAVVLFNMAKTPQETGLIIPLFKDVLIPLGFGYILLTYFVIVGSSNAVNLTDGLDGLAIMPTVLVAGGLSVFAYVTGNVKFAVYLGIPFVPGAGELAVFCAAIVGAGLGFLWFNSYPAQVFMGDIGALALGAALGVVAVMVRQEIVLFIMGGIFVLETVSVMLQVASFKLTGKRIFRMAPIHHHFELKGWPEPKVIVRFWIITVILVLIGLATLKVR comes from the coding sequence ATGTTATTGATTCTGTTCGATTGGTTAGCGAAATTCTATAGCCCGTTTGGTGTGTTTCATTATCTTACGTTGCGCACCATGCTCGGCGTGCTAACCGCCCTGATTGTCGCCCTGTGGATTGGCCCACCGATGATTCGCTGGTTGCAATCGATCAAAGCCGGTCAGCCCATCCGCAGCGACGGCCCGCAATCGCATCTGTCCAAGGCGGGCACGCCGACGATGGGCGGGGCGCTCATTCTCGTTGCCATTGGTGTGGCGGTATTGCTCTGGGGCGATCTGACCAATCGTTATGTCTGGATTGCCTTATTGACTACCTTCGGCTTCGGGTTGATCGGGGGAGTGGACGACTACCTCAAACTCTCCAAGCGCAACAGCAAGGGGCTGGCTTCCCGCTACAAATATTTTTGGCAGTCGGTGATCGCGCTGATCGTCGCTGTGGTGCTATTCAACATGGCAAAAACACCACAAGAAACCGGATTGATCATCCCGTTATTCAAGGATGTGCTGATCCCGCTGGGTTTTGGCTACATCCTGCTGACGTACTTTGTCATCGTGGGTAGTTCCAATGCCGTCAACCTTACCGATGGCCTCGATGGTCTGGCCATTATGCCGACCGTGTTGGTGGCCGGTGGGCTTTCGGTGTTCGCCTATGTCACGGGCAATGTCAAATTCGCGGTTTATCTGGGCATTCCCTTCGTGCCCGGCGCGGGCGAACTGGCCGTGTTCTGCGCGGCAATCGTCGGCGCGGGGCTTGGTTTTTTGTGGTTCAACAGTTACCCGGCGCAAGTGTTCATGGGCGACATCGGTGCGTTGGCACTCGGCGCGGCTTTAGGCGTGGTCGCGGTGATGGTGCGCCAGGAAATCGTGCTGTTCATCATGGGCGGGATCTTCGTGCTGGAAACCGTATCGGTGATGCTGCAGGTCGCCTCATTCAAGCTCACCGGCAAGCGGATTTTCCGCATGGCGCCGATTCATCATCACTTCGAACTCAAAGGTTGGCCTGAGCCAAAGGTCATTGTGCGGTTCTGGATTATCACCGTGATTCTGGTGCTGATCGGCTTGGCGACGTTGAAGGTGCGCTGA
- the murD gene encoding UDP-N-acetylmuramoyl-L-alanine--D-glutamate ligase, translating to MEKHSLILGMGKSGLSVARHLSRLGLPFAAADTRDDAVLRAEWVAQYPDISITMGALHESLLDNVAELIVSPGIALDLPLIMSARVKQIPVRGDIDLALHASDVPVVLITGSNGKSTVTALVGELLNAAGVSAVVGGNFGTPALDLLTTDADVLVLEVSSFQLESTDFSGLAPAQMPRAATVLNISQDHLDRHGTLAHYAAIKETALHQARRAVLNRDDPMVAAMAERASGDVIWFGTAMPTQPSDFGLMTIAGESWLIQAQANATALSILPVQALGLTGRHNQMNVLAALALIQAVVPDVALNDDRLLNVLRQFTGLPHRAQSVGVINGVRFIDDSKATNVGAAVAAILGMPAPLVLIAGGQGKGQDFAPLAESLVGRCAGLILMGQDQAVIAEALQNEPGATWPVRRVHSMIEAVQAAADIAPPQSTVLLAPACASLDMFVSYVDRGNQFAAAVASLSAKKTNGTEFTS from the coding sequence ATGGAAAAACACAGCCTCATTCTGGGTATGGGTAAAAGCGGGCTATCCGTGGCGCGGCATTTGTCGCGTCTCGGCCTGCCGTTTGCTGCTGCCGATACTCGCGATGACGCTGTATTGCGTGCCGAGTGGGTTGCGCAGTATCCAGACATTTCCATCACCATGGGCGCCTTGCACGAGTCGCTGCTGGATAACGTGGCGGAGCTCATCGTCAGCCCCGGTATCGCGCTGGATTTGCCCTTGATCATGTCGGCACGAGTGAAGCAAATTCCCGTGCGAGGCGATATCGATCTGGCTCTGCATGCGAGCGATGTGCCCGTCGTTTTGATTACCGGCTCGAACGGCAAGAGCACGGTGACGGCGCTCGTTGGCGAATTGCTGAATGCGGCAGGCGTGTCTGCCGTAGTGGGCGGAAATTTCGGTACCCCCGCACTGGATTTGCTGACTACCGATGCCGATGTGCTGGTGCTTGAAGTGTCCAGCTTTCAGCTCGAATCGACCGATTTCAGCGGCTTGGCGCCCGCACAGATGCCGCGAGCCGCAACGGTGCTGAATATCAGTCAGGATCACCTCGATCGCCACGGTACGCTGGCGCACTACGCTGCGATCAAGGAAACCGCGTTGCATCAGGCGCGTCGCGCGGTGTTGAACCGGGACGATCCTATGGTGGCCGCGATGGCGGAACGGGCCTCGGGCGATGTGATCTGGTTCGGTACGGCCATGCCAACGCAACCGAGTGATTTTGGCCTGATGACGATCGCAGGTGAATCATGGCTGATACAGGCTCAGGCAAATGCAACCGCACTTTCGATTCTACCTGTTCAAGCATTGGGTTTGACCGGGCGGCACAATCAGATGAATGTGTTGGCGGCTCTGGCGTTAATACAAGCCGTTGTGCCGGATGTTGCTTTGAACGACGATCGCTTGCTGAACGTCCTGCGTCAATTCACCGGTTTGCCGCACCGGGCTCAAAGCGTGGGCGTGATCAATGGTGTGCGCTTCATTGACGATTCCAAGGCCACCAATGTGGGCGCGGCTGTTGCGGCCATTCTCGGAATGCCTGCACCATTGGTTTTGATTGCCGGCGGTCAGGGTAAAGGACAGGACTTCGCCCCCTTGGCCGAATCGCTGGTCGGGCGTTGTGCCGGCTTGATTCTTATGGGACAGGATCAGGCGGTTATCGCCGAAGCGCTGCAGAATGAACCGGGTGCTACATGGCCCGTTCGTCGCGTGCATTCGATGATCGAAGCGGTTCAGGCGGCAGCAGATATCGCGCCACCACAATCTACGGTGTTGTTGGCACCCGCTTGCGCCAGTCTCGACATGTTCGTGAGCTATGTGGATCGCGGCAATCAATTCGCCGCCGCGGTAGCGTCACTTTCCGCCAAAAAGACAAATGGTACGGAGTTCACCTCATGA
- a CDS encoding peptidoglycan D,D-transpeptidase FtsI family protein, with protein sequence MSRIIPAANQRRPAPMEKGALGRFFAWVGGCWRTVMVLGLFGVLALILVGRAVQLQVSEQGFYVQQGGDRQQRAQVIPAHRGMITDRNGDPLAISVPMDAVWVNPTELTRFYAARTQGSARKYVDQDPIKTLASLLKIPDANLRSLVANNRSKQFIYVQRQVRPSVAAVIRAARLPGVGLQREYQRFYPTGDVTASLVGFTNIDDHGQAGLEASYNNYLAGVAGRRLILKDAYGHEVDDLGVQKEAQPGHDLVLSIDKRLQYLTYSELARGVAAHHAEYGSAVLMNVTTGEVLAMATVPSFNPNNRATMKPALTRNRALVDQFEPGSSMKPFTITAALESGRWQPDSTVNTAPGWVRIGGYTIRDHRNYGVLDLRGILEKSSNVGASHIGEDLGAEVLWKNMRAFGFGQDTGVGFPGEVAGRLENWRQWSVSGTAAHSYGYGLSVTTLQLAAAYAALANHGRYIHPSLLKRDAPPSYVQVAPAKDCDEVVSMLQAVVSPEGTAPKAQIAGFQIAGKTGTSRMIGPDGTYSKDNYNTVFAGIAPASDPRLVLVVVVTDPQQGSYYAGDVAAPIFHGIMSGALRMLNIRPDNLPNEPAEVTAASVPPPSTAVAGKKQAGGA encoded by the coding sequence ATGAGCAGGATTATTCCTGCAGCGAACCAGCGCCGTCCGGCCCCGATGGAGAAGGGCGCCTTGGGGCGGTTCTTTGCTTGGGTGGGCGGCTGCTGGCGAACCGTGATGGTGCTCGGATTGTTCGGTGTGCTCGCCTTGATTCTGGTCGGGCGAGCCGTGCAGTTGCAGGTAAGTGAGCAAGGCTTTTATGTGCAACAGGGCGGGGATCGCCAGCAACGGGCGCAGGTGATTCCGGCCCATCGCGGCATGATCACCGACCGTAACGGTGACCCGCTCGCAATCAGTGTACCGATGGATGCCGTCTGGGTTAATCCGACCGAATTGACCCGTTTTTATGCCGCACGCACTCAGGGATCGGCCAGAAAATACGTCGATCAGGACCCGATTAAAACCCTGGCGAGCCTGCTTAAAATCCCCGACGCTAATTTGCGTTCTTTGGTGGCTAATAACCGCAGCAAACAGTTTATTTATGTGCAGCGTCAGGTCCGGCCCAGTGTTGCGGCCGTCATTCGCGCGGCCAGACTCCCCGGTGTTGGCCTGCAGCGAGAATATCAACGCTTCTATCCCACGGGCGATGTAACGGCTTCTCTGGTTGGGTTCACAAATATTGATGATCACGGGCAAGCCGGACTGGAAGCCAGTTACAACAACTATCTGGCCGGGGTCGCGGGGCGGAGGCTGATACTTAAAGATGCCTACGGTCACGAGGTGGATGACCTCGGTGTACAAAAAGAAGCACAGCCGGGCCATGACCTGGTTTTGTCGATTGATAAGCGCTTGCAGTATCTGACCTACAGCGAGTTGGCCCGAGGTGTCGCGGCCCACCACGCCGAATACGGTTCGGCCGTTCTGATGAATGTGACGACGGGCGAAGTGCTGGCGATGGCAACGGTGCCCTCGTTCAACCCCAACAACCGCGCCACGATGAAGCCCGCCCTGACGCGAAACCGGGCGCTGGTCGATCAGTTCGAGCCCGGCTCGTCCATGAAGCCGTTCACGATTACGGCCGCGCTTGAAAGTGGCCGCTGGCAGCCGGATAGCACCGTGAATACCGCACCGGGCTGGGTGCGCATCGGCGGTTACACCATTCGGGATCATCGTAACTACGGTGTGCTCGATCTGCGCGGCATTCTGGAAAAATCCAGTAATGTCGGTGCAAGTCATATCGGTGAAGATCTGGGTGCCGAGGTGTTGTGGAAGAACATGCGTGCCTTCGGTTTCGGCCAAGATACCGGCGTGGGTTTCCCCGGCGAAGTGGCCGGGCGACTGGAAAATTGGCGGCAGTGGAGCGTGAGCGGTACCGCCGCGCATTCTTACGGCTACGGTCTGAGTGTGACGACCTTGCAGCTTGCCGCAGCCTACGCCGCATTGGCGAATCATGGCCGGTACATCCACCCCAGCCTGCTCAAGCGCGATGCGCCACCAAGCTACGTTCAGGTGGCGCCTGCCAAGGATTGCGATGAGGTCGTATCCATGTTGCAGGCAGTCGTCAGCCCGGAAGGCACCGCGCCAAAGGCACAGATTGCTGGCTTTCAGATTGCCGGAAAAACCGGGACATCACGCATGATCGGCCCAGACGGTACGTATTCAAAAGACAATTACAACACGGTATTTGCAGGTATTGCGCCAGCCAGCGACCCGCGTTTGGTGCTGGTCGTTGTGGTGACCGATCCGCAACAGGGCAGTTATTACGCGGGCGACGTGGCGGCTCCGATCTTCCACGGCATCATGTCGGGTGCTTTGCGAATGCTGAATATCCGGCCCGACAACCTCCCGAACGAACCGGCAGAAGTGACGGCGGCTTCAGTGCCGCCGCCTTCTACAGCCGTTGCCGGTAAAAAACAGGCGGGTGGCGCATGA
- the ftsL gene encoding cell division protein FtsL produces the protein MKFLFGILALAVFASALAVVDTAQQDRDVTRALSTHRQAIEKLNVTYAELQLEQGALAAQGRVDQIAQTRLNMHVPSADQITMVFR, from the coding sequence ATGAAATTCCTTTTCGGCATTCTGGCACTGGCAGTGTTCGCGTCTGCATTGGCGGTGGTGGATACCGCCCAGCAGGATCGTGATGTGACACGCGCACTCAGCACCCATCGTCAGGCCATCGAGAAATTGAACGTGACCTACGCCGAACTCCAGCTGGAACAGGGCGCATTGGCGGCGCAAGGGCGTGTGGATCAAATTGCGCAGACCCGGCTGAACATGCATGTGCCTTCAGCCGACCAGATCACGATGGTGTTCCGATGA
- the mraZ gene encoding division/cell wall cluster transcriptional repressor MraZ: protein MFKGITNLNLDGKGRLAMPTRHRAAFAAEEGQMVMTIDAQERCLLIYPLATWLIIEPQIDALPSFNAQANRVKRMLIGHATELTLDSAGRILVPTELRNHAELDKEVVLVGQGKKLELWSQPNWAAQTEVFFSESNDKNLPAALEAISL, encoded by the coding sequence GTGTTTAAAGGGATCACCAACCTGAATCTCGATGGAAAAGGACGTTTGGCCATGCCAACGCGCCATCGGGCGGCTTTTGCCGCAGAGGAAGGCCAAATGGTGATGACCATTGACGCCCAAGAGCGCTGCCTGCTGATTTACCCTTTGGCGACTTGGCTGATCATCGAGCCGCAAATTGACGCGCTCCCTTCCTTCAACGCCCAGGCAAATCGCGTCAAGCGGATGCTGATTGGTCACGCTACTGAACTCACACTCGATTCTGCTGGCCGCATTCTCGTGCCGACGGAATTACGAAATCACGCCGAGCTCGATAAAGAAGTCGTTCTGGTCGGGCAGGGCAAGAAACTTGAGCTCTGGTCGCAACCGAACTGGGCGGCGCAAACCGAAGTTTTTTTCAGTGAATCCAATGACAAGAATCTGCCAGCCGCATTGGAGGCGATTTCCCTATGA
- the rsmH gene encoding 16S rRNA (cytosine(1402)-N(4))-methyltransferase RsmH, with protein MNALAVSTQEKSEALTHETVLLNEAVEALAVRADGVYLDATFGRGGHSAAILAKLNNHGRLFATDRDLRALAAGEALASKDARFQIHHAAFSTAAQWLASMGLQGKVDGVLFDLGVSSPQIDEAERGFSFQQNGPLDMRMNQHAGETAAEWLAEAEEEEIANVLYRLGDEKFSRRIARRIVETRAAQPLATTFDLVRCIVEATPRRDPRKHPATRSFQAIRLHINRELDEISAALSQVVDLLSIGGRLVVISFHSLEDRIVKNFIRDESTTDKDFFGQPVGTARLSRVGGSIRASAEEIVRNPRSRSAIMRVAERVA; from the coding sequence ATGAACGCCTTAGCGGTGAGCACGCAGGAAAAGAGCGAAGCCTTGACCCATGAAACCGTCTTGCTCAACGAGGCGGTTGAGGCTCTGGCCGTGCGTGCGGATGGCGTTTATTTAGACGCGACCTTCGGGCGCGGTGGTCACAGTGCCGCTATTTTGGCAAAGCTCAACAATCACGGACGTTTATTCGCGACCGATCGGGATCTGCGCGCACTGGCCGCGGGCGAGGCGCTGGCTTCAAAAGATGCGCGTTTTCAGATTCATCATGCGGCTTTCTCAACTGCGGCCCAATGGTTGGCATCAATGGGGTTGCAGGGCAAGGTGGATGGCGTCTTATTCGACCTTGGGGTTTCTTCGCCCCAAATCGACGAAGCCGAACGTGGATTCAGTTTTCAGCAAAACGGCCCGCTTGATATGCGGATGAACCAGCACGCCGGCGAAACGGCTGCCGAATGGCTCGCCGAAGCTGAGGAAGAGGAAATCGCCAACGTTTTGTACCGTCTGGGTGATGAGAAGTTCTCACGGCGTATCGCCCGTCGTATTGTCGAAACGCGCGCAGCCCAACCGCTCGCGACGACGTTCGATCTTGTGCGTTGCATTGTTGAAGCAACACCCCGTCGAGACCCACGCAAGCATCCGGCAACCCGAAGCTTTCAGGCCATTCGGTTGCACATCAATCGTGAATTGGACGAGATTTCTGCCGCGTTATCCCAAGTGGTGGATTTGCTTTCGATCGGCGGCCGTCTGGTCGTGATCAGTTTTCATTCGCTGGAAGACCGGATCGTCAAAAACTTCATTCGTGACGAAAGCACAACGGATAAGGATTTCTTCGGTCAGCCTGTGGGTACGGCACGTTTGTCCCGCGTGGGTGGCTCTATCCGCGCTTCGGCGGAAGAAATTGTCCGGAATCCACGTTCGCGAAGCGCCATCATGCGCGTGGCGGAGCGTGTGGCATGA